In candidate division KSB1 bacterium, the genomic window AGGAAAAAGTGATCCAATTTCCCGTAAACGAGGAACCGAGACAGATCGAAGTGATTCCTTATTTTTCCCGCAACCGCGGCCAGATTGTGAAACAGATTTCAATTTCAAACCGTATCAAGCGCCAAACGCCGGTCGATACATCGTTTACGGTAACTTCAATCAACGACTCTTTAGTGTTTGTTATCGATGATCAGGACGACGGATTTTTTACGCCCATCTCAGCAGAGGCGAAGTACTTGCGCCCTCCTTCCAGAGGTTCAAGTTGGTGGGAGAATACCAACCGCTACGCCTTCGGTAAGTATTATTTTGGCTGGCGCATAAAGAGCGCCGGCGACGGTTCTTATCCGGCGAGGTGGGAAGCGGCGGTGCCAAAGGACGGTGACTATGAGCTGAGTTTCTATTTTCGCGCCGAAAAAAGTTGGTATGCACGCTACAAGAGTCAGACTTATTATTTGAACGTAACCAGCTCAGAAGGGACTTTTCCTATAGAAATTCAACCGCATGAGACAGCAGACGGCTGGGTACATCTGGGTAGATTCAATTTCAAAAAAGATAAACCCGCGATTGTTCAATTAGAAGATGAAGGCAGCGGCTATTTGATCGCAGATGCGATTCGGTGGGAGTTTGTTGAGTAGTTCGAAGAGCGTAGAGCGAGAAGCGATGAGCGCTCTACGCTTCTCGCTCCTCGTTTGTAAAAGGTTTTTTAATTTAAATATGAGAACAAAATGATTAAAATATTTTCTTTTGCTTTCTTGCTTTGTTTGATTTTCTCGGCTGTCTCATTCAGCCAAATCCCAAAAATTCTTAACCTTGAAGAGAGCATCAACATTGCTTTAAACCAAAGCTTTGATGCCGCCCGGATCGAGCAATCGCTTATTAATGCGCAAATGAGTCTGCAAGCTGCCCAATCAAGCTTGAAAAGTAACAGCGAACTTTTTTTGAACAGTTTTCCCAATTTTCAAGATAATGAAAGGCGAACCGCGCAAACCGGCGGCACCTTTAGTTTCGATAGGCAACGGTTTTTGGAATTTCAAGCGGATTGGTTTATAAACCAGCCGATTCGGTTTACGGATGGCGTTTTCTCTCTGGTTGGGTCTTTTCAGAGATTCCAACAATTCGGCACCTTTGAACGAGTTGGCTTCGATCAAAACGGCATGCCGCTCTTAACCAGCGTCGAAGATCCAACAGATTACGCGCCACAACTGAGACTGCAATTCCGGCAGCCCCTCTTTACCCTAAATCGATTAAACACAAATTTCACTAAGTCCGAGTTAAATTTGGAGCGCACGCAATATTCGTATACCCGCAATCAGCTTGATTTGATTTTCAATGTCACTTCAAATTTTTACAATTTATTTAAAGCTCAGCAGCAATTGGAAATAGACCAAAAGCAAGTTGCGCAATCTCAGGAAGCCTTTCGAATTGCGAATCTAAAACAGCAGGCAGGACTTTTGCCCGAGGTTGAGGTTTTGCGACTCGAAATTGATTTGGCGAACGCACGAAATAGAGCATCGACAAGTGAAGCAACAATGAAATCGACTGAAGATTTTTTTAAAGTTCTCATTGGCTTGCCGATTGAAGACAGAATCGAAACCACCACACAACTTTCCTATGACCCGATAGAGGTTACTTTAGAGAAAGCGCTGTCCGAGGCCTTGAGCCGGCGCACAGAGTTGCGAACTGACGAAATCGACATCGAACTCAGCGCGATTAATGTCAAGGAAGTGGATTCTGCGCGGGAAATTAAAGGCCAATTAAATATGAGCTACGGCATTTTCAATCGCGATGAAGAATTTTCAAATGCGTTCAAAAACTTTAGTCAGGATCGGAGTGTGGTTTTGGGTCTGACCATTCCGCTATGGGATTGGAGTAAAAACAGATATGAAGTGGAATCGGCAAAAGCCTCGCTTGAGAACAATCGCCTTGCCCAAAAGAATCGTATTGAAACGATCAAACAGGAAATTCGAAAGGGTGTACGCGATCTGCAATCCGCCCAGCAGCGCGTGGATATCACCAAACGCAGTGAAGTGCTGGCCGAAAAAAGCTATCGAATCAGCTTGCTGAAATTTGAAAACGGCGACTTAAGCTCACAGGACCTGGCTCTTGAGCAAAACCGTCAGACTGAAGCTCTCACCAATTCTCTAAACGCAATCATTGATTATAAAAACGCACTGTCCGATTTGCGCCGAAAGACGCTGTGGGATTTTGAGAAAAATGCGCCGGTTGAAATAGAGTAAAGTGTTTAAGTTTTAAAGTGTTTAATGTGTTACAATTTTAACACCCGAATACTTGAACACTTGAACACTTGAACACTTGAACACACAAACACTTAAAACCATGGGAGTTAGGATGAAAAACTTTAAACAAAATATCAAATTTTTATTAGCTGTTGTATCCTTCTTAGGGCTTGCCTGCAACGGCGGAGACGACAAATCCGCGGCGGATTTAACCGTGCCCGTTGTCGTCGAAAAAATCAAACGCGGGCCCATTGCGAAGTTTATTTCAACGACCGGCACCCTTCGCAGCATTAAGGAGGAGGCCGTGATTGCGGAAGTACAAGGAGTTTTAAATCTTGCCAAAACCAACGGTACAGTTTTGCATGCCGGGACAAAAGTCGAAAAAGATCGTCTGCTGGCAGAAATAGACAATCAAGAATATGTTTTGGAGGTCAGAGTTGAGTCCCAAAAGTTGGCGATGCAGAATGCCGACCGCGAGTTGAAAAAACAGGAAGCTTTATTCAAAGAGGGAGGCGTGACTGAAAAAGAATTAGAGGTGGCCCGTAAATCCGCCCTCGATGCTCGCTTGAATTATGAAGCCGCCGAACTCAAAGCAGACAAACTCAAACTCCGGGCGCCGATTTCGGGTTTTATCACCAACCTGCAAGCCAATTTTGACGGCATTCAAGTTCAGCGCGGATTTCAGCTTTGCAAGATCATGGATTACACCACGACTTTTGTGCAAGTTAATCTGCCGAATTCCGATCTAGGTCAAATTCAAGCCGGCCAGAAAGTCAATGTCACAAATTATGCCCTGGAAGGAGAGGCTTTTGAGGGGTGGATTACCGCAGTCGGTCCAACGATTAACGCTCAAACCCGCACTTTTACGGCGACCGTGCAGATTGAAAATCCAAAGCTGCGCCTGCGCCCGGGGATGTTTGTTAAAGCCGACATCATCATCGATGATCACCCGGATGCGGTCATCATCCCGAAAAGCGCCTTGCAAACCCGCGAAGGTTTACCGATAACTTTTGTTGTCGAAGGCGTGAGCGCCCATCTGCGTGAAGTCGTTACCGGTATCGAGACCAAAGAAGAAATCGAAATTCTCGAGGGGCTCGCGGAAGGGGAGCGGCTGGTGGTGAAGGGTCACGAAATGCTGCGGGATAAATCTAAGGTGCGGGTAACCAAATAAGAATTTCAACACAAAGAGCACAAAAACTATAACCACGGATTCGCACGGCTAAAATACGGATTTTAGAGTGGAGCTTTAAAATTTTACTTTTTTTTACTTACACATTTCTACAAACTCAAATGGCGTATCATGAT contains:
- a CDS encoding efflux RND transporter periplasmic adaptor subunit: MKNFKQNIKFLLAVVSFLGLACNGGDDKSAADLTVPVVVEKIKRGPIAKFISTTGTLRSIKEEAVIAEVQGVLNLAKTNGTVLHAGTKVEKDRLLAEIDNQEYVLEVRVESQKLAMQNADRELKKQEALFKEGGVTEKELEVARKSALDARLNYEAAELKADKLKLRAPISGFITNLQANFDGIQVQRGFQLCKIMDYTTTFVQVNLPNSDLGQIQAGQKVNVTNYALEGEAFEGWITAVGPTINAQTRTFTATVQIENPKLRLRPGMFVKADIIIDDHPDAVIIPKSALQTREGLPITFVVEGVSAHLREVVTGIETKEEIEILEGLAEGERLVVKGHEMLRDKSKVRVTK
- a CDS encoding TolC family protein; translated protein: MIKIFSFAFLLCLIFSAVSFSQIPKILNLEESINIALNQSFDAARIEQSLINAQMSLQAAQSSLKSNSELFLNSFPNFQDNERRTAQTGGTFSFDRQRFLEFQADWFINQPIRFTDGVFSLVGSFQRFQQFGTFERVGFDQNGMPLLTSVEDPTDYAPQLRLQFRQPLFTLNRLNTNFTKSELNLERTQYSYTRNQLDLIFNVTSNFYNLFKAQQQLEIDQKQVAQSQEAFRIANLKQQAGLLPEVEVLRLEIDLANARNRASTSEATMKSTEDFFKVLIGLPIEDRIETTTQLSYDPIEVTLEKALSEALSRRTELRTDEIDIELSAINVKEVDSAREIKGQLNMSYGIFNRDEEFSNAFKNFSQDRSVVLGLTIPLWDWSKNRYEVESAKASLENNRLAQKNRIETIKQEIRKGVRDLQSAQQRVDITKRSEVLAEKSYRISLLKFENGDLSSQDLALEQNRQTEALTNSLNAIIDYKNALSDLRRKTLWDFEKNAPVEIE